GAACAGCCGGGAGGTATTTAATCCGGTGATTACGGTGGGCGAACAGGTGGCCGAAACCCTGATCCGGCACCTGGGCCTTAACCAGGCTCGGGCAAAAGAGCGAACCGCCCGGCTTTTTAAACAGGCCGGTTTGGACCCGGTTTGGCAAGACGCCTACGTCCATAAGCTTTCCGGCGGCATGCGCCAGCGGGTACTCATTGCCATGGCCGTTGCCTGCAACCCGGATCTGCTCATTGTGGACGAGCCGTTTACAGCGTTGGATGCTACCGCCGCATCCGACATGTCGGATCTGATTCTTGGCCTCCAGCAGCGCCTGGGATTTGCCATGATTCTGATCTCCCACGCCATGCCGGCCATTGCCCGGATGACCGACAATCTTGTCACCTTGTATGCAGGCCGGGTCATTGAAACCGGCCCCACCCGGGCTGTGCTGGCTGCCCCCCGACATCCCTATACCCGGGGGCTGATTAATGCCTGTCCCGAATTTTATGAATACAAGGATCTTTGGGGGATTGCCGGAACGCCGCCGGCGCCCGGCAGCGTATCCGGCTGCCCCTTCTGCCCGCGGTGCGTCCAGCACGGCCCGGACTGCGGCACCCGCCGGCCTGTGCTGGTTGAGGTCGAAAATAACAGACAAGTGGCCTGCCATAAAGGCGGTATCACCACGGTGCTGGAAGCCCGGGGGCTTGCAAAGACGTTTAACATGAACGGCACTGCAGTCAAGGCGGTTCAGCAGGTGGATATCACGATTAAATTCGGAGAGGTCGTGGCCCTTGTGGGCCCTTCGGGCTCGGGGAAGTCCACCCTGGCCCACCTGCTGGTAGCCCTGGAAACACCGGATAACGGCCGGGTGATATTCCAGGGCACGCCCCTGGCGGACAACCGTGCGACCGCATGCATGCGCGGCATGCAGCTGGTATTCCAGGACCCGGCCCAGGCTGTGAGTCCCAGGCTGACGGTGCTGGAGGCTGTCCGGGAGCCCTTGGACATCATGGGATGGCAAACCCCACAGGAACGAAATGAAAAAGCCTTGGCCGCCCTGCCCTTGGTACACCTGTCCCGAGAACCGGAATTTGCGAACAAGCCATGCCATGCCTTAAGCGGGGGGCAGCGCCAACGTGTCAGTGTAGCACGGGCACTGGTCAACGATCCAGTGCTGCTCATCGCCGATGAAATCACCGCCATGCTCGACCCCTCCGCCCAGGCTCATCTTTTGCGCATGCTTAAAGGCCTTCAACACCAAAAAGGCTTCTCCATGCTGTTCATTTCCCATGATATTCATCTGGCGCGGAAAATTGCCGATAGGGCCTATGTACTCGACCAGGGCAAAATTGTGGCCAAAGGCGCAGGTTTCGAGATTTTTGAATCATCAAATCCAGCTCACATCTTGTTTCACCCCCAAAATCATTTGCACGACGCCCACCCATCCACTGAAAAATACGACCCCGGAACATCCGGGGCCATCAACCCACCATTTACAGGAAAGGAATCTTTCGCATGAAACGCTCTTTTATCATCTCCTGTACCGCTTTGGTCTTTGCTTTAACGGCAGCCCAAAGCGTTGCGGCAATGCCCTCCATCACCCCCGTGGTTGAAAAGGCCATGGCCACTCTACAGGTTTCTAAGGCAACTCCCGATTTTTTGGTACTGACCAACGCAACAGCCGTTATGACGGATGGAAAATCAAGCCTACCCATTCTGGCACAGGTTCAGGAAGCCACCGGTGCCATGGTGGGAAAGGGTAATCTGCTTTTTTTCCAGCGACCCCAGACCGCCCCGTTACGTGTCATGCTCTTAAAGAAATCAGACAGAAACGTTGTAATCATCAGTGCAGACAACGCTAAATGGGCTGTGGACACCCTTGATTTTACCCTCAAAACAGTTTCAGATCCTAATTTCTGGAAGGATGCCACAGATAAATATGCGGCAGGCAAAGATCTATTCACCCTCTCCACTTTGGGAAATGCCTGGGCCGAAGGCGCTCCCTACGATTTTCTCAAATCCGCCGAACTTCACAACCACATCTGCCCAGGTCTCACCTCGGGCTATCTGATGGCCCATTTTATTCTGGATCACTATCCCCTGGAACAAGGCCAGAGATACACGATCATCAGCTGTCCGGTCTGGTGCAAGGAAGACGCTTTCCAAGTGGTCATGGATCAGACCCCGGGTAAACGCGGCCTGGTGGTAAAACCGTTGTCCGACGAACAAAAAGAAAAAATATCCATCCCCAATCCGGCAGGCATGGTCCTGATCTGGGACAAAAAACTTAAAAAAGGCAAAGGCGTTGCTTTGAGCTTTGATTTTAATACGCTCAAAGGGCTTTACCCAAAGGAGACACCCAAGGCTGCGTCGATTCTGTATACCGCCAAGTATCTGTCATCACCTGACAAATTTGTGTCTGTAGCAAAGGAATTTGCTCTGGATGAAACCCTGTTCAACCGTATACGTGAAGCCGGCAGCAACCCGTGGGAGGTGGCAGGCCTGACAAAGCCCTAAATATTACATTATTGTACTGTTATGCTTAATGTACAACTAAATTCAAAACGGTTATGATACAAATTTGTTTCATAATCGTTTTTTATGACACATAGATGCTATTATTTCAATTCCTATCAGCTTAAACACGAAAAATATTTACCTTTAAATCAAAATAGTTACAATTAAAAATCATTTTATCCCTTATCTTTTTAAAATTTCGGCATCATTTTTGAAACACTTGATACTTAAAATAGATTAACACCGTTAATCTCGCATTTGCATTTAACCAAGTATCAGCAAGAGAGGAAAAAGATGCTGGAGCTTAAAGATATATATTTTACCGTACCTGACGAAGACGCGGAAAACGGGCGTGCCGAAAAAACCATTCTCAACGGTATTAATTTTACCTTTGAACAAGGAAAATTTTACGCAATCACCGGTCCCAACGGCGGCGGAAAAACCACCTTGGCCAAAACAATTATGGGGATCAACCAAGCCACCGGTGGACAGATCATATACAACGGCAAAAATATTACGGATATGTCGATTACCGAACGGGCCAGGGAAGGTATCGCCTATGGATTCCAGCAATCGGCCCGGTTTAAAGGGGTCACATTCAGGGATCTTCTGGCCATTGCCGCCGGCACCGATGACGAAGGTCAACTGATGGATATCCTGGCCCGGGTGGGGTTCTGCTCCCTGGATTTTCTCGACAAGCCTGTGGATACCAAACTTTCCGGGGGCGAGATCAAAAAAATTGAACTGGCCACCACCATTGCCCGGAACCCCGGCCTGGCCATTTATGATGAACCGGACACAGGGATTGACCTTTGGACCATAGACCCCATGGTTTCACTGATAAAACGGCAGATTACGGAAAAAGGGACAACAACCATCGTGGTCAGCCATAACAAGGCCTTCCTTGAAGCGGCAGACTGTCTGCTGCTGATTAAAAAAGGGCAGATTGAATTCATTGGTGATCTGGAAGGCGCTATGCCGCTGCTCAGTGATTTAAGCGTTTGCGGATACGGAGATGTATGTGAAGGAGATATTGATGCTAGATGCTATAGATAAAAATTTATTAAAGGCCGTGGCAAACCTGGACGGTATCCCCAACGGTGTATTCAATATCCGGAAAAACGGCCAACTTTTGACCCGGAATGTGTCGGATAATATCAACATTGAACCCAACGAAGATAACACTGGCATTGTGGTGACCGTTAAACCGGGTGTGACCAATGAATCAATTCACATTCCGGTGATCCTGAGTCAGGCAGGCCTGCATGATGTGGTGTACAACACCTTTATTATTGGGGAAGGTGCCGATGTGACCATCGTTGCCGGATGCGGCATCCACTGTTCAAGCCACAAAAGTGAGGGCCACGAAGGCATCCATGAATTCCGGGTGGGCAAAAACGCCACAATCCGCTACGAGGAAAAACACGTTGCCACAGGTGAGGGGAAAGGCAAACGCAGCCTGAATCCCACCACAAAGGTATATTTGGACGAAAATGCCGTGGTGGAGATGGAATTGACCCAAATCGGCGGCGTGGATGAGGCAAAACGAGTGAATGAGGCTGAACTTGCCGCAGGCAGTTCTCTCTTTATCACCGAACGAATCCTGACCGAAGGAGATCAGATTGCTGTCTCGGAAAACAACATCATTCTCAAGGGAGACAACAGCAAAACCAACCTGGTCTCCCGGTCGGTGATTAAAGAAAACTCAAAACAGGATTTTTACGCCAACGTGGAGGCGAGAGCCAAAAGCTATGGTCACATCGAATGTGACGCCATCATCATGGACAACGGCGTAAATGAGACGGTGCCGGCCCTTCGTGCCCTGCACCCGGATGCAGAATTGACCCATGAAGCATCCATCGGCAAAATCGCCAATGACCAATTGATCAAATTGATGAGTTTAGGCCTCACATACGATGAAGCCGTGGACAGAATCATCAGAGGATTTTTGAAGTAACGGCAATGGCCGATCAACATGTGATAGATATTTGACCTTAAACGTTGGGAAGAAGGCGACTGTAGTCAAACGCTTCCCAACTTTACCCAAATTCTTTGCGCGAACATTAATATAGATGGTCAACCACAACTTTTCTTTAGAAGACTGCCCAAAGTTCGCCTGTACATACAGCCTGCAGCTCCCCCCCCCAAAAAAAAATAAGGCCTATGATCAAAATCAAATCTGCCATACAAGACCCATAAAAAACTTAAAGGGGATTGGAATTATTCCAATCCCCTATCTGATCATCGGATACCTGAACCCTCAATAAGCCGGATCAAAAAACAAAAACAAGCTAAGCCAGAGCCGCCTGGATAATGCTGACCGCCTTTTCCACGGGCAGGGTGCCTGTGTTTAAAACCAAGTCGTAGTTTGCCGGATCTTGGGTATCTGCATTAAAATACCGCCTGATAAAGGCGGTCCTGTTGGCATCGGTACTGACCATCATTTTCTGGGCATCTTCCGCGTTCAACCCACGGGCCTCTTGCACCACCTTCCGGCGCAGGGCATCGGGGGCAACGATTCTTACCCGCAAGGCGTTAATATTTTTCAAGGCAAAGTTGGCTCCCCTGCCGAGAATAACGGCATTGCCGTGTCTACCGATCGTATTGAGCACCCGAAGCAGAATTTTTGAATATTCGTCCGGCCAGAGATGGTGTTCATGGACCAACTCGGCAACCAGGTCTTCCACGATATTCATTCCTTTCTCATCAAGGGTTTCAAGTAACACTTTTGCGTTCTGGGACTCTTTGATCATGCTTTCAAGAATTTCATGGTGAAACAGATCATATTCCAATGCATGGGCAAGCGCTTCAGCCACTTGCTGTCCACGGCTGCCGAATTCCCTTGAAATAGTAATCACCCGGCAGGTATCCACAGATTTTTCATCCCGCTTTTTCTGCATTTCCCACCGTTTGACCTGCTCATCGATAATTTTATGAATGGACCTGTTCATGGAAACCTCCTTTCCCGGGCATACCGGGGGTTAAATAAATCGATATTCGGTCATGGCTTAAACTTCGTCCGGAAGGTCTGCAACGGCTGATGAATCAACTTCTACATGTTGATGTGCTATCAAACCTCGTCTTTAGATTTATGGAAAGCGCCAATAATACGTTGGTAAATGACTGTCGTTGTTGTTGTCGGTTGAACCCGGATATTGATAGACCCAATCAGCCCAGAGACCGTTTTAGCGAAATAACTTATGTGGACGAAAAAAAGCCAAGAGAACCAATCCCTGCATTCATTATGAATGTTATTCATATAATAATCCTTATTTACAATAAAATCAAACGGGATTGGATGCGAAAAAAAGAAAGGAGGGTAAATTTAATTTTACGAAACAACCAGAAGTGAAGAGAGACGCCTTGGTTATGGATAAACGCCATTTTTTATCAACTTTACACCAACCCAAAAAGCCGGTATAGTTTTACACTTTTTCAGGAAAACAAAAGCGGATTAGATGCGGATAATTAACATACAGGACACAAAATGAATCCCAATGAATTTCCTATCAAAGACCTGCTTCCCCACAGGAAACGGATGCTCCTTGTTGAACAGATTCTTGAAGTGAATGAGGTCTTAAGCGTGTCCAGTGCTGTGGTGGGAGATCACTGGCCCCTTGTCTGCGAGGGATGGGCAAGCCCCATCGTCATGGTGGAACTGGCTGCCCAGACCGCTGGAATAAACAACAGTATCAACCGTTTGCAGACCCGGGGAAAGGAAGACGGCAACATGGGATGGATTGCCGGTGTTAAATCCGCTGTTTTCCACTTAAATGGCCTTCCTGTGGGGGCAACCCTTATCACCCGGACCCAAAACAGCTTCGCATTCGAAGATTTCAGAGAAGTTAACGCAACGGTAACATTAGATAAAACCGTTGCCGCAGAAATCACATTACAACTCGTGTCGGCATAAAAAAACCAGACCGATTCAAACAATAATACTTAGGATACGCTTTCCATGTCCCAGAAAATAGATACAAAAACAGCAGTCATCACAGGCGCAAGCCGGGGAATCGGCCGGGCCATTGCCATTGAACTTGCAGGACAGGGGTATTATACCTTCATAAATTACCACTCGGACAAAACCGGTGCTGAGAATACGCTGGAACAGGTCCGGGCCGTTGGCTCCAATGGAGAAATCATGCAGTTTGATGTGGCAAACAAAGAGCAGTCCAAAGCTGCCGTTGACCATATCGTGGGCCGGTGCGAGACCATTGATGTACTGATAAACAATGCAGGTATTGTGGATGACGGTTTATTCATCATGATGAAGGAAGAAAGCTGGGACAAGGTGATCCGGACCAGTCTTGACGGTTTTTACAATATGACAAAGCCGATCCTGAAAAGAATGGTTCGCCAAAAACGGGGGGCGGTTGTCTCCATCGCATCGTTGTCCGGTCTGACAGGCAATCGGGGACAGGCCAATTACAGTGCGGCCAAGGCTGGACTTATCGGTGCCAGCCGCAGCATTGCATCCGAAGTGGCTCGGCTCGGCATCCGCATCAATGTCGTGGCGCCAGGGCTCATTGAAACCGACATGACCAAGAATCTGCCCATGGACAATGTCAAAACCATGATTCCCATGGCCCGGGTGGGCCGCCCCGAAGAGGTGGCAGGGGTGGTAAAATTTCTATGTTCCGAGAATGCATCCTACGTCACCGGCCAGGTGATCTCAGTCAACGGTGGCATGTTCTAATGCGCATGGTAAAAAATTTTTTCCTAGGGGGGGTGGTTGTCTTGATTACGGCAATGGTTTCAGCCGGCGCAATCGCAGCGACCATGGCGGACATGCAGGAGGCGGCCGGCAGCATCCGGTCAATCAGTGCAGATTTTATCCAGGAAAAGCATATGAAGATCCTCGTGAAACCGCTGATTTCCAAAGGGATTATCCGATTTCAAAGCCCGGATTCACTTAGGTTTGAATACCGGGAACCCATTCAAAACATCCTTATCATGCAGGGTAAAAGCGTTTCTCGTTATATACGCAAGGATGACACCTTTGTCCGGGACAATGCGGCGGCCATGGGTGCCATGACGATTGTCATGGATGAAATCAGCCAATGGCTGAAAGGGGATTTCAACACCAGTGTTTTCCATGCGACCATTGAGGATACGCCGGAACCCGGCAGAATCATCCTGGCGCCAAAGGATAAGGCCATGACCCACTTTATCCAGGACATTGTCCTGATATTATCTGAACAGCCGGGCGTATTTAAAGAGGTCATTATCCGAGAAAACCAGGACTCTTATACCCGCCTTCGATTTGATAAAGTAAAACTGAATGAAGACATTAACCCAGAGGTGTTTACAGCTCCAAAATGAGACGAAAGACCGCGCTGGAATATCTCGTTGTATTTATTTTTTTTATTGGCGCAGGGTGCGCTGATCTGCCGCATATTATCCCCATAAACACTTCCCCGGTTCCTGATGATCAAAGCATTTCCCGGGAGTTAAACCGACTGTTTCCAACCGGTTCTTTTCAGTTTGTCCACGCCATAGAGTTGACCATGCCGGGCAGCCATTCGGCCATGCTCATGGGTGTTGTAAATATCCATCCGGGGCAACAGGCCATCCATTGTGTGATCATGACACTGGAGGGACTGGTTCTTTTTGAAGCGGACCACACCAGAGAATCATTTACAATTCACCGGGCCATCCCCCCCTTTGACAGTCAGGCCCTTGCCCAGGGTCTGATATCGGACATTGAACTGATTTTTTTCACACCCCAGGGAAAACTTAGTGCCTGGGGAAATCTTGAAAATAAAAACAAGATTTTCAGATTTTCACACCCCTGTGGCGACATATTAGACATTGTCATCTCCTTGGACAGAAGCGTTTGGACCCAGACCCTAAGAAGCCCGAGCCATAAGATCAAACGCCGTGTTTCGTATGTGTTTCCCAGCCCCCGGACAGCCGCAAACACCAGGTCACCTGTTTTTCCAAAGTCTATAACCTTGACATCAGCATTTCCATCACGATACACGTTAACCATGACCCTGACAGACGCAGATTTAATACCTGACACCAACCACGGCAAAGACAATAAATGAAGCTGAAACTGATTTATCCCAAATGGACAAAACTTGACCGACAGACCGAATTTCATCTACCTCCCCATGGGCCTGTTGTGTTTGCAGCCGCCCTGCCCGATTATATCGACGTCGAGTTTATTGATGAAAATGTCCAAACCATTGACTTCGACGAACAGCTGGACGTGGTTGCGATCTCTATGATGCTCACCATCCAGGTGAACCGGGGCATTGCCATTGCTAAAAAATTCAGGGCCAAAGGCATTCCGGTCATTGCCGGGGGCATTGCCACCATGCTCCATGCCGAACAGATGATCGGCCAGGTGGACAGCGTGTTTCTTGGCGAGGCCGAAGGAAGGATGGAAAAGGTCTTTAACGACCTTAAAAAAAACCGGCTGGCTCCTGTGTATGATTATCTGTCTTCACAGCCGCCCATTGAGATGGTGGGTCCGGCCAGAAGGGATATTCTTGACCGGGATCTATACAACTATAAAGGGGTGCAAATGGTGGATCTGGTCCATGCTTCCCGGGGATGCCGGTTTAACTGCTATCCTTGCGCCGTGGCCTACCTTGGGGGACGTAAGTTCAGACCCAGACCCATTGACAAAACCATTGAAGAGCTGGCCGGCATTGACAATAACCGGCTCTTTATCGTGGACAACTCCCTGGCCCAGGACAAGCAGTGGGAACTGGACCTGTTCCGGGAGATGATCCCTTTAAAGAAAAAATGGTGCTGCCACCCCATTGAAAACGACCCTAAAGTGCTGGACCTGGCTGCCCAGGCAGGTGCCTGGTATGTTTACCAGGCCGTTTTCGACACCTCGGATTTAATCCGGGACAGAATTAAACGCTATCATGATTACGGCATCGGTGTAGAGGGTACGATCCTTCTCGGCCTTGACCACCACACAGAAAACTCCATCAAAAGACTGATTGATTTTCTTTTGGAAATTGATCTTGACCTGGCCGAATTTACCGTACTAACGCCCTTCCCCCACACCCGGGCCTGGGAGGAGCTGAACCGCCAGAACAGAATTCTATCCTATGACTGGGATGAGTATTCTGCCGACAAAGTGGTGTATCAGCCCAAAAACATGGCTCCGGAACGGCTCCAGGAGCTGCTCCAGTATGCCTGGGATTCCTTTTACCAGGATGAACCCCAGAATATCAAAATGTACAAATTGTTAAAGACGGTCATTCAAAAAGAAAAAGCGGATAACACCTATCGCCCCAGAAACCGGAAACTTGTTGGCTCCGCGTTTGGGCGGCCTGCCGGTCAACAAAACAGCGATCCATTACAAGGGAACCACAGCAACATCAGGAATACAGAATGATTAGAGAAGCAAGAGAATCTGACTGCATCAATATAGCAGCGCTCTCTTTGGAGGTGTGGCTGACAACATATTCCATTGATGGCATTCGAACTGAAAATTCAAAGCATGCTTTATCCCTTTTCACAGAAACATATTTCAAAGGATTATTAAAGGACTCTAAATATAAGCTATTAGTTTCCACTAATGGCGTTTATCTTAGAGGATTTGCGCTGATAAATCTGGAATCTCAATTCGAAAAAGCAGATAATGGTTTTGAGATTCAAAAACTTTATGTACATGGCCCGTTCCAAAGCCAAGGTATTGGTCAAACTTTGCTATCAGAAATAATAGAACGGTATGGGAATAAATTTTGGCTTTATACCTGGATTCGGAATAAATCCTTAGGTTTTTATAAAAAATATGGATTCGTGGACATTGGGCAATACAATTTTAAATTGGGGAATCATATTATTGAAAACTGTGTTTTAGCTTATGTCCACACATAACGAATAAGGACAGACTGTTAAAACGCAGCGACACACATTTAGGTTTATTAATTATATTACCCAAACTATTCACAAACACGAAAAATGACTGACGTCATTGAAGATAAAAAGGATAAATCCAAACGAGACGAGTATATCTCTCGAATCAATCGGGTTATTGACTTTATCGATACAAATATTGATAAAGAATTTTCTCTCAGAACGCTTGCCGAAGTTGCTTGTTTCTCTCAATTTCATTTTCATCGAATTTTCAAGGCAATGTATGGAGAGACACTGCATCAATTTATACAAAGACTAAGAATAGAAAAAGCAGCGTCTCAACTTATCCACTGGCCAGAAAAATCAATTACCGAAATTGCCTTTGGCTGTGGTTTTTCCAGCTCAGCAGCGTTTGCCCGGGCATTCAAGGCCAAATTTAAAATGAGTGCAAGCCAATGGCGGTCGAAAAACGATCTGCAAAATAGCAATATCTGGAAAGATTTCCATATCGCCTCCTATTACATTGACAGTGTAACCAATAATCTAATTTGGAGGATTCAGTTGACAATGTTAATTGACAACAATCCAATCGTTTGTTTTAATCTGCATACGTGACATGCGCTGTCGCCTTAAGGTTTTCCCATAGATAAATAGATTGGCGCGACCATTTGCGGCAAGGCGGATCATATCTTTATCATGCAAGAACGTTTGTTATTGTCGTGTACGCAGCAAATTGAATATATCCGATCCAAAGAAAAATAAAGAAACGTCGAAATGTTCAAAAACAAAAGCATTGCCGGCACATATTTCATCAGCACCGCCATTATCTTATTCATGCTCTTTGCGACCCTGGGATATTTCTGGATTTACCAGGAACAAAAAAAATTCCTTACTGAGTCGAATAAGCTTAGAAGCGATTTCATTGAATCCCAACGTCGGCGTATAAAAACCGAGGTGGAAAACACCATTGAATATATTGCGTATAAAAAATCCAAAACAAATAAGCGGGTCAGACAACAAATTAAATCCAGGGTCAACGAAGCCCACGCAATAGCAACCCATATTTGCAATCTTTACCAAGATAACCACAGCACGCAAGAATTGGCGCATATGGTCAAAGAGGCGTTGTGCGCCTTGCGCTATAATAACGGACGGGGATACTATTTTGCCACATCTTTGACCGGGACCGAAGAGCTTTTAACGCACAGACCTCAACCGGAAAACAAAGCGGCGAATAAAATACAGGATATTCGGGGCCAATATGTCATCAAAGAGATGATTCAGATCGCAAAAGAGAAAGGAGAGGGATTTTATGAATATTTCTGGACAAAGCCGGAAAAGACAAGACGAGACTTCCCCAAAATCTCCTTTGTCAAACGATTTGAGCCATTAAACTGGTGTATCGGTACGGGTGAATACCTTGATGATATGGAAAAGGATATCAAAAAAGAGGTTCTGGAAAGAATATCAAATGTCAGATTTGGAAAAGACGGTTATATTTTTGTCTTCAAATATGACGGCACATATGTAAGCCATATTGACCCTCAATTTATCGGCAAAAACATGATCAATGTCACAGATCTCAACGGTGTCAAAATCAACCGCAGGTTTTTGGAAGCAGCCACCGTCCCGGAAGGCATCTATATCAACTATGTGTGGGAAAAACCAAGTTCAGGCATAAAAGCACCGAAGCTGGCTTTTGCCAAATCCTTTGAGGCCTGGGAATGGATTATCGGCACAGGCGTATATATGGACGACGTTGAAAAAACCATAAATAAAAAGCTTGAGGCGTATTTAGCAGGCGTACGAAACCAAATCACGTTCATCCTATGCCTCTTTGCCCTTTCCATCTTAATTACGATTCTCATACTCCGTTATTTTTTGAGAAACATTAAAACAGGCATTAAAGTATTTGCAGAATTTTTTAAAAAAAGTGCTGTTTCAAATGAGAAAATAAATCCCTTGGTAATCCCTTTTTCCGAATTCAGAACCCTGGCGGATTTGTCCAACAAAATGGTGGATGACCGCAAACGCAAAGACAAGGCGCTTCGGGAAAGCGAAGAGCGATTCCGTAACTTATCCCATGCAACATTTGAAGGTATCGTTTTACATGATAAAGGTTGGATCATTGAGGCCAATGAGCAATTTTATAAAATGTACGGATATACCCGCCAAGAGTTGGCTGATAAAAATATTCTGCGTACGTTGGTGGACCCTGATTCAATGGTTATGATGAAAAATAAGGTCGATGCCAGAGATTTCGGCCCCTACGAAGTAACATGTTTAAAAAAGAATGGAAGCACGTTCCCCGTCGAGATCAGGGTCAGGCTCATGGGGTACCAGGGGCGAGAGGTCAGAATGGCTGCGATCAGAGATCTGT
Above is a window of uncultured Desulfobacter sp. DNA encoding:
- a CDS encoding ABC transporter ATP-binding protein yields the protein MTVEPLLKIKDLCLEYRQNGMATQALDQVSLSLAPGETLGIIGESGCGKTSLAMAIMGLAKSAHITGTIRFDGIDLTRLREKDLSKLRWNRVALVFQNSREVFNPVITVGEQVAETLIRHLGLNQARAKERTARLFKQAGLDPVWQDAYVHKLSGGMRQRVLIAMAVACNPDLLIVDEPFTALDATAASDMSDLILGLQQRLGFAMILISHAMPAIARMTDNLVTLYAGRVIETGPTRAVLAAPRHPYTRGLINACPEFYEYKDLWGIAGTPPAPGSVSGCPFCPRCVQHGPDCGTRRPVLVEVENNRQVACHKGGITTVLEARGLAKTFNMNGTAVKAVQQVDITIKFGEVVALVGPSGSGKSTLAHLLVALETPDNGRVIFQGTPLADNRATACMRGMQLVFQDPAQAVSPRLTVLEAVREPLDIMGWQTPQERNEKALAALPLVHLSREPEFANKPCHALSGGQRQRVSVARALVNDPVLLIADEITAMLDPSAQAHLLRMLKGLQHQKGFSMLFISHDIHLARKIADRAYVLDQGKIVAKGAGFEIFESSNPAHILFHPQNHLHDAHPSTEKYDPGTSGAINPPFTGKESFA
- a CDS encoding FmdE family protein, with product MKRSFIISCTALVFALTAAQSVAAMPSITPVVEKAMATLQVSKATPDFLVLTNATAVMTDGKSSLPILAQVQEATGAMVGKGNLLFFQRPQTAPLRVMLLKKSDRNVVIISADNAKWAVDTLDFTLKTVSDPNFWKDATDKYAAGKDLFTLSTLGNAWAEGAPYDFLKSAELHNHICPGLTSGYLMAHFILDHYPLEQGQRYTIISCPVWCKEDAFQVVMDQTPGKRGLVVKPLSDEQKEKISIPNPAGMVLIWDKKLKKGKGVALSFDFNTLKGLYPKETPKAASILYTAKYLSSPDKFVSVAKEFALDETLFNRIREAGSNPWEVAGLTKP
- a CDS encoding ATP-binding cassette domain-containing protein encodes the protein MLELKDIYFTVPDEDAENGRAEKTILNGINFTFEQGKFYAITGPNGGGKTTLAKTIMGINQATGGQIIYNGKNITDMSITERAREGIAYGFQQSARFKGVTFRDLLAIAAGTDDEGQLMDILARVGFCSLDFLDKPVDTKLSGGEIKKIELATTIARNPGLAIYDEPDTGIDLWTIDPMVSLIKRQITEKGTTTIVVSHNKAFLEAADCLLLIKKGQIEFIGDLEGAMPLLSDLSVCGYGDVCEGDIDARCYR
- a CDS encoding SufD family Fe-S cluster assembly protein, which translates into the protein MLDAIDKNLLKAVANLDGIPNGVFNIRKNGQLLTRNVSDNINIEPNEDNTGIVVTVKPGVTNESIHIPVILSQAGLHDVVYNTFIIGEGADVTIVAGCGIHCSSHKSEGHEGIHEFRVGKNATIRYEEKHVATGEGKGKRSLNPTTKVYLDENAVVEMELTQIGGVDEAKRVNEAELAAGSSLFITERILTEGDQIAVSENNIILKGDNSKTNLVSRSVIKENSKQDFYANVEARAKSYGHIECDAIIMDNGVNETVPALRALHPDAELTHEASIGKIANDQLIKLMSLGLTYDEAVDRIIRGFLK
- a CDS encoding cytidylate kinase-like family protein, with protein sequence MNRSIHKIIDEQVKRWEMQKKRDEKSVDTCRVITISREFGSRGQQVAEALAHALEYDLFHHEILESMIKESQNAKVLLETLDEKGMNIVEDLVAELVHEHHLWPDEYSKILLRVLNTIGRHGNAVILGRGANFALKNINALRVRIVAPDALRRKVVQEARGLNAEDAQKMMVSTDANRTAFIRRYFNADTQDPANYDLVLNTGTLPVEKAVSIIQAALA
- the fabG gene encoding 3-oxoacyl-ACP reductase FabG; this translates as MSQKIDTKTAVITGASRGIGRAIAIELAGQGYYTFINYHSDKTGAENTLEQVRAVGSNGEIMQFDVANKEQSKAAVDHIVGRCETIDVLINNAGIVDDGLFIMMKEESWDKVIRTSLDGFYNMTKPILKRMVRQKRGAVVSIASLSGLTGNRGQANYSAAKAGLIGASRSIASEVARLGIRINVVAPGLIETDMTKNLPMDNVKTMIPMARVGRPEEVAGVVKFLCSENASYVTGQVISVNGGMF
- a CDS encoding outer membrane lipoprotein carrier protein LolA; the protein is MRMVKNFFLGGVVVLITAMVSAGAIAATMADMQEAAGSIRSISADFIQEKHMKILVKPLISKGIIRFQSPDSLRFEYREPIQNILIMQGKSVSRYIRKDDTFVRDNAAAMGAMTIVMDEISQWLKGDFNTSVFHATIEDTPEPGRIILAPKDKAMTHFIQDIVLILSEQPGVFKEVIIRENQDSYTRLRFDKVKLNEDINPEVFTAPK
- a CDS encoding radical SAM protein, coding for MKLKLIYPKWTKLDRQTEFHLPPHGPVVFAAALPDYIDVEFIDENVQTIDFDEQLDVVAISMMLTIQVNRGIAIAKKFRAKGIPVIAGGIATMLHAEQMIGQVDSVFLGEAEGRMEKVFNDLKKNRLAPVYDYLSSQPPIEMVGPARRDILDRDLYNYKGVQMVDLVHASRGCRFNCYPCAVAYLGGRKFRPRPIDKTIEELAGIDNNRLFIVDNSLAQDKQWELDLFREMIPLKKKWCCHPIENDPKVLDLAAQAGAWYVYQAVFDTSDLIRDRIKRYHDYGIGVEGTILLGLDHHTENSIKRLIDFLLEIDLDLAEFTVLTPFPHTRAWEELNRQNRILSYDWDEYSADKVVYQPKNMAPERLQELLQYAWDSFYQDEPQNIKMYKLLKTVIQKEKADNTYRPRNRKLVGSAFGRPAGQQNSDPLQGNHSNIRNTE
- a CDS encoding GNAT family N-acetyltransferase, which translates into the protein MIREARESDCINIAALSLEVWLTTYSIDGIRTENSKHALSLFTETYFKGLLKDSKYKLLVSTNGVYLRGFALINLESQFEKADNGFEIQKLYVHGPFQSQGIGQTLLSEIIERYGNKFWLYTWIRNKSLGFYKKYGFVDIGQYNFKLGNHIIENCVLAYVHT